The genomic interval ACAAACTCTTTTTTGTTCGAATCTGGTAATTTATGCCATTAAAAGTCTCTCACCGTTTAAGCTAGGGATTTGTACTAGCATGCTAATTATTGAGGAGGCtaataaatttgttttcaaaaaaaaaataattagattCCCGATGATGTAGATTTCTTAATTATATGGAagatatttttcctttttgaccAATTATTATATTAGTTTTCATTGTTTCACAAGAAAATGGACACGTAAGGGGAAGGTCTATAGGTAAAAGGATTGATGAGGTTTAATGAGATGGGTAGTTGTTTCAATAACAATTGAATTTGGGGAATTAGGTTTCTTATATCATTGTAAATTATAGCCTTTGAAAAATactcaaatttaaaatgatgGGTGTAAGTtttattcttaaattattgtaaattataatctttaaaaaatatttagacaaaaaagggatttttttttcttgaaattctttttatcCATCCGAACTCCCAAGGCCCAAAAGGATTTTCTCTAATTCAAAAGTCCAAAATTACTTGTCTTTTCCAAAACCCAAACTCCATTAAACCTAACACAAATTCAAGATATCCAGATCTCCACTACttcattttaaaatgattatataaattttaatagccttaaattaagtaagaagataaataaaaattaattaaaatccttttatATATCAATTCCGATCCCAACACAAAATTCATCAATTAAATGGTCACAAGTCACAACCAATGGCAGCTTCCTCTATCAAGAAGGAAACAAGATGCCCTCTACAACACCCTTACAAACCTTAAATTCTAATATATATTCCATGTTGAAAAcaaattcatgaaaaataaattttgaatatagAAATTGGGGGAATTTTTCTATTAGAAAATGACTTTTGTCTTAAAGTGATGGTGAGGCAACAAGTAAGCCACTTATTGTAattaaagaagagaaaaacagAGAGGAAAGAATCCATAATAGAGACAGGAGGAGGAGCTTCAAACTTACTGAAAACCCAAAGAAAGAGCCAAAGAGATAGTGTTTGTGAACAAAATTGATCGGGAGGCTGAATCTGTCActttcatggaaaattaaaagtaaaagaatatTCATTATATATAGGAAGGGGTGTCCACTATACAATCCATTATTATTTCTCCTAAAGCTCCAAATATAACCAAAGTGGACTCATGCACCTTTAATCATTTCActttggaaagaaaaataaaaatgatgacaaaaagaaaagaaacccaaaaacaaaataaaaggtatGTGCAGCTTTCATTATATTAGGAATATATTCAAGAttcaattatgaattataaattttatatataaatagtagttaaaaatttattaaaaaataatcaaccgaaaaataataaaaagtagTCGGAATTgcaaaaattttgtttgatttgtccCATGGAGTATATTTTTCTTGGACAACCTACACGaagagataaataattgtCTAAcaatatcaatatatatatatatatatatatattgattctAATATacagaaaatattaaaatgggtttttttataattaaaaataaatattttagaaaaaaaagcataatctataataactatatataaaagtagtCTATTTTAATACTGTTACAATTCAATGTGCAATGGAGTGAAAAATGTCATAACTCAAGTAGGGTCTCTGAGTTATAGAAACCATGTAACAATtttgaacaaataaaaaatgtggcctataatattttttaccaGCAAGGGGAATAACTTATATTATATCAATTATGAGAAAGCTTTGGCAGGTACAAAGGCTTTGTCAGAGTGATTGAATACAAGCTTAaggggagaatttaaaatccctGCATCATGACAAACAACACAGtactgattttttttgtttctttaggCTCTATTGGCAGTTCAGCTGTCCTGTCTTTGTTTCATATGTAATCAAATTCTATCCCAATCATGTTGGTTCCAATAATTCTCAATGGCAAAGTCAGTTCTACTTTCCAACTTCCTTCCAAACATTTCTTTTGTTCCTAAACAAGTCACCATGTCTTGTTTATTTATACAAAACTTAGAAGTCAAATCAGGGGTTCTGCTAGCATTGCTTTTAAGCTAAACACACATGAAGCCAAGCCCCCAAATCAAAGGATCAAGCTCATTGCCATTTGTCTAGGCTAAGCGCAAAGGCTAACTAGGATTTAATTATCAGATCTTAGTTTTGAGCTGTAATACTATATTTACAGGGAAGGTGGgcaaattaaatcatttccAAAAAATGGATGAGAGAAACAGGCAAGTCTGACTCATACTTGATACAGAACAGGCAACATGCCAAATTTAAGCCCAATTTCTTTGCTGATTCTTCCAGTTATGGAGCTCTTCCCTCGTATGAAAATCACTCAATGGATATCATCCCAGAAAATGTTGCCAAATTTTATAATGATTAACTTGGGAAGGAACAGCTAGCAATGTGTCCTTCATTATTGCAATATTCAATGGTTGTCTCTTACCTTTAACTTACCCATTTTTTTcctaaagaaagagaaattttcCTGATGCAGATGCTGATATATGTGAATTCTGTTACTTATCATTATGTTCTGTACTTAAAGGGGAAGCTGTTACCAGgcctccttttcttttcactttAATTAGCTGGCGTAGATTAGGATTTGCCAACACTACATCACATTTTTACAACATTCATGaacacataaaaataaaacaaaagcatCATAACAACTTCCATAAATCAATGAAAAGAACTTCCACAATATTTAACTGTTTCCATTCTCCATTTCTGCAAATCAGTTCTACGTGGAGGTTTGATTGAAGAAATCATTTTAACAATTGCAACTGGTTATATTCAAGATCCTTCATTCAATCATGCACAATAGAGTGAAGCGAAGTTTAGGCCACAAGAATtcagaagaaaaataaatctacaGAGAGAAATCTAGGATAGGACACCATGTAAGGATATGGATTCAGCAAATGTAAGAATCTGATCAGTCCATATTTAAAAATCTGAGATCTCCACTGTGGTGTGTCTAACATGTTACAGAGGactaaaaaattgaaatcctGGTTTTTATGCACAGAAAAATTGAGTTTTCAATTGGGGAGAATAGAATTTCGATCCTTTTCATACCTGGAGAACATAAATCTTCCTGTGGAAATGGATCTCTTCATTGCTAGAGGACTTCTGACCAGATTGAGAACCCCATTTCTGCAATTTGACTTGCAATATTCTCCATCAAATTGTTTTGAGGATCCAATTCCCAATGATGATTGGAAATGACATTCCATTTGGAGATCCTCATCTTCTTCACTAATGCGTAATATATCAGCAACGGAGAAAACTTGGCCTTGACAAAGAGAAGAACTCATTGAAACGGACCTTCTCAATGGTTGGATTCCATTCCCATCCTGTCCAATTCCTATCATGCTGCTACTTTCTTTCGCATTCCCCATATCCCCAACATCATCACTAACAACAAGGGTAATGACAGCCTCTTCTCTAACACCCATTTCCAAATCCTGGATCACTGAAATAGCGTCATTTCTTTGCTGGTATTCAAATGCAGATAGAGTACTAACATTACGGGGAGCTTCCTGGATTGTCGCCGCCGCCGCCGCCGCCGCCACCGCCGCCAGTTGGTTAGGCAAAGAATTGGTGGATGCAATATTGGCACGGCAAAGGGGACAACTAGAGTGCGACTTTAACCAAGTATCAATACAAGGGACATGAAAAGCATGGTTACACTTTGGCAACACTCTCAAACTCTCATCTTCTTGAAACTCGCTTAAACAAACCGAACAATCTGTTCCTTCAATCAAACCGTCACCTTTCTTATACTTACAAACTGTTATAGACTTTATCAGACCTTCATCTAACCCTTCTGAAGCAGCTTGCCATCCATCATGATTCAATTCATCCCTGCTTTCATTCAACTGTAACCTTGTATGATCCTGCCTACGCCGTCTACAATACTTGGAGATGATAGTATAGTAACTTACCAAGATAAATACACTTGCCAGGATGCCAATAACTGCTATAATCAGAGGTGAGAAATCAGTTCCAGaattatcatcatcatcattaatGCTAAAAGGAGGAGGAGGTGGGAAAATGAGATAACACCATTGTGGACAATATATGCTACAAAGTCCTTGTGAACAATCTTTATAAGTATCATAGGGTGTCCAAGGATTTGGGGTGCTAGCTGAAGAACTCATATTCAGTCTCTGCAACAAGTTTGTTCTATGTTAAGTATGtatttaaaagaagaaaaaagaaaataaaaaagaatggaaagagaaagagacagAGGTGGAGGGGGGCTTAGAGGGGAAGCGAAGGAAAGTAGGGGAAATGGGAAGTTGATGTGTCCATCTCCTTATCTTCTACTTTATTCTCATAGCTTTGGCTTTGagtcttttcatttttagtgttttcttttttttttgttcctttttgggttttcgtattttaattatttttcaatggGGTTTGATGGGTTGTTGACTTAATAGCTGTGGTTTTCTTGGATCACAGAGTCTCATTAAATCAATTGCCGTAGGTACCGTCTAAGCTTGTCAATATTGGTTGGTAAAGTGTAGGTAAGTGGACTCTTTTATATATCCCTATACGACCATGTCACATTACCACCAAACCAGCACAACCAATGGTATTTCGCCACGTTTCCCAAAAATACGTGCGAAGTATAGTCACGTGCTATCATGTGAGTCGTCTGACATGGAAAGACCGCATTGGATGCAAGAATGAAATTTGCCACAGAGGATTAGATCCCTTAGGGGTGTAAATAAATTGCGTAAAAGTAGGCCAGGCCATTGTGGTAGATGAAAGGTAGCTAATAAGAAGATAAACTAGAGTTGCGGCCGGTGTTTTCAAGCCAGAGAAAATGGCAACATGAGTGGTGGGGTTTTGGCATCCATCTTAACAACTCCTGTTTGACATGGCGATTCCTAATCCCATCCAAAGGACTAATCCTCCTGAATCTTATGATAATGTACATGTTATTTGGTACCATACCTCTTCACTATCTTGACTAGTCCTTGTCGTGGTATACCATTTGCATGCCTTGATTATATTTGACAAGAACTCGTTAACAGCATCCATTATCTATAATCCGTACATAAAAACAAGGATTAAGTGAGATTCCGAGAAAAGCTTTGCATAACGTGCACATGCTAggcaaataaaataagtaGTCCAAGATTTCATTACCCATATGCAGTCACATGGCAGTCCCACCTTCCACCTTAGATTGGTGTTGCAAAAAGTGCAACCCTCTTTGGGTTGACTTTCAATGCGGTACTTTGCCCTTCCCATAATAGGATATGGGTTCAGGCAAAGACTATCCTATCCATAACACTTCAGCATTATTATAGATACCATCTCGTCGATTAATCCACAACAAAGCTGATAAAGCTTGCAAACTTGTTCAACTGAGATAGTACCTCGAGGAAATCGGGCAGTCAGCTTCAATAGCAGCTGCTCTGCATATCCATCTTCTGGTGCAGCCAAGTCCAGAGTTTTTATGAATAATGGCTGAAGtagttttataattatatgGAACCAATAATTGATAGATGTGATGGATTaagtaatataatttaaaatacaaCTGAGGAAGAAGATTACAGAAATGTTCTTTCATTATTGTTCAAAACTAAGATACAGACATTGATGTGTTTATTTTCCTCTcaatttctataaaaaaaatattgaatattcACTATTAAGGTTAAAGCTATACTCAATAAGTAAGGCCTATGctcttccttttctcttgTCATCCAAGTTCTGCTccaaaaacatatatataataaaataaaaaaggggtTAAAAATAAGTACATGCACAGGCATTGAACAAATAATACTAGTTTCCCCTAAAATCCTAACAATATATTCCTGCAAAGAAGAGCATGATTAATACATCTTCTCCTACTTGTATTGGTATCAAATCTATTCGGATTTTCCTTTATGTCCAATTACAGATATAACAGGCATATAAGCATCACCGTATTTTATTATCCTTATGATGTCTAAATATGATTCTCACTTCACCAATTCATCCTGATAACTATGACAGACCACAAACTTGTTTGATCCTCGAAAATTTTAACCTCATCTTGATAGCTACACCACAATCACATTGTATTGATAGCATTCTTTATGGTCCTATTCATTTCATGATTTGATAAAATATCAAGTACAAAGACATGACTCATTCATTTGTTACTCttgttttttaaatgaaaaatcaaaagatgACATAAGACTGCATTTAAAACTAGAGTAAAAATTCCACCTTTACAGGGGTAGTTAACCTAGGATAATCAATAACCATTGTTTCTATTATCTTCTCATTATTTATCTccacaatttcaatttttgcaTTCTTACCCTATAGAAGTGAAGTGTTCTATGTGGTACCATAATCACGTATAAGATGACTTATTGATATCCTTGCAacagaaattaaatttgttgaCTAAGATGAGTAAGAGATGTCAATTGTTCAAAAGTATACAATATGGGTTCTCTCTAGAAACAACTACCAGCATCTCCACTGCCACTACAACAAAAACCATAGGCATGGATTTGGAACACTCTAAAGCAAATTTTGATGAGAAAGGTACCTTGCTCTGGAATAATCTCATTGTCAAAACAAGAGTATCCCGCATTCTATAAAAAACATGAATACCATTGTATTAGAAAGAATTATGTTAAACAAAATAAGTCAGTCTAATTAtaatcctttttttattttttatgcagCAATtacacaaattaaaattttacaataaaaataatagcaTTAGACACCCAAACCTTGCACACTAATTGAATTTGTATTAAACAGCACAAGTATAGCACATGGCAAAAGATAGactttatcatcattttaaattgatgGGTTTATCTACACACTCCTGAAAAGAAATTCCATCAGCCACACCTCCCCCCCCCCNCCCCCCTCCCCCCCTTCcccctcctctctctctctctctctctctctccccatTCCCCCTGTTTATCTTTTAATACGAAGCTAGAGCTCTTGAGTTGAAACCAAACagtttctatcacatataatcCAACTCTATTTAGTAATATTGTTCTTTTGCACAATTTTATGTTAGCAAAATCAGGAATAAATATGAGGCAAAGTCAATATTAGTCTTATGAACATGCTTAGTGATAAGCATAATataacaacaattaaatagaaaatataaaaaactgataggattaattttaaagaagaagaatatcAAGCATTAAAGCAATATATTACCGAACACCATATGTGTTAAAGGGATGTGAAGACCCATCAAAACATGTCACAACAAATTGTGTTGAGAGCCCACTAGGTACTTTAATCTGCAACATCACAAAGTTAAACATGCACACAAATGTTATGTCCAAAAGTCAACCAATCCGGCAAAAATTACATATTCATTTTTTACATAATCCAGCAAAATATACAGCTTTCAAGGCTATGTATGAAAGGCATAGAATAGCCAAATGTGTGTAGTCCAAAATTCCTATATGATATACACTTACAGCAAATTATAAGACACACTCCCCAGTTTTCTAACTTTAATTCTTTTTGGCCTATATCGTTTGAAAAGGTGAGATTCCCACATTCCCATTGATTATGCATTATCATGCAGGATATAATTCAGActcaaaaattatttgtattaaCTCTTTCAGAGGAATGATAATTTCGTGATAGCCTATGGCATAAATGATGTCTTTTGGTAATTATGTTGCCACTAAGAAATCATACGAAGTGGAATATACATAATCAATAGAATCTTTTATGTCTGCCTGATATAAAAGCAAATTATAGAGTCCATATAATATTAACTTACAGCATATAGACCATGGTCAGACAAGTAGACATACAAGAGTAGCACAGAATCGATGCAtgcaagaaacaaaatatGAATTCTACTCAGGTCACCTAAACCTTAGTCACAAACTATTTACAAATAAgatgaaataataaattaaaaaatgtctAACTTTTGAACACAATGAACTAGAATTTAAAAAGCATTTGATACAACcttcaaacaaaacaaaagaatttaaaaagcATACCGATAATTCCTTTGAATATTTCTCAGAAATTTCCACAGCTTCTGTGCTATTGATCTTGATTTGGTAACTCGACCGTTTCAAAGTCAAAGTTGCTGGCTCCCACTTCTCAGAAGAATCCATCTGTTAAGAAAAGACAGGGATAATATGTGTTAGAGTGATATTTATTCTCTTGGTAGCTCTGTTCCACATATAAATAGATACATAAACACAAGAGTTAACAATTTGCCAACAAACATTTCCTTTAAGTTGCCCGGTcaacatttattcataaatttatcaaaaccATTTATCAACATCTTTCTTCTATACCTTAccatttgagaaaaaaaaaaacaccctTCTCAACCATCCTACCCACCCACAACACCCAAGAAAAGGGAATTGACTTTTGTTCTCTCATATCAGTTGCCAAAACAGCATATAACTCCTGGAATCAAGCAGGATTAGATGAATAGTAAAGAGCCAAGGCActagaaatagaaaaacacTTCTCACTGCATTCCAAGTTGCTACTTGTTAACCTTTTTTGATCTGAAATCATTTCGTAGACTAGGtatgaaaagttaaaaagtaTTATTTATACAAGAAATCATCATCTATAAAcagaaaagtttttttttcttttgtcttctAATTGGCAACAGTCATAAGAATACTTTCACTAGACTTTTTACGTAGGCAACAATTTGAGAACATGAAAAATGGACCTCTAAACTAACCAATTCCATGTCGAAACTACATCCCTAAACCTACTGAAATCTTtgtcccaaaaaaaaaaaacaaaacctacTAAAGTCAAGCACTATTTAGAACAAGGTTTCCCTTAATAATATCATGCCATGTTTCCGATGGTATTAGATATTGCCACCCTGTGTGACATAAATGAAGTTGCACAGAGATCTAATTAACCAAGATTCTCCAGAATGCAGATAGCAAATTTGACTTATTTGTGGTGCTCTAAAATAAGTAGAAGATAATGATCATCATAACATGGGATGAAGACAGTTTTTAAAAGGTCTTATTTTTTGAGAAGTAGGTCACCTGCAATTACAGGTTCTGTTCTGGTTTCATTAGAAGTACCCCATTCTAATTTATGAACAAAGCCTGAAAACTGAAAACCTTAAAACAAAACTACATAGAAGATTTACTGTCACAATAATATAGAACATCATATCATGTCACATACAAATTCTCCCATGTTTTTAGGGTGGTACAGACAGCATAAGATTATTTTATCAGATCCTAGACTCAATTCAATAGCACCTTTCTGGTTTCAGAAGATAACAAAGCAGGGAAAAGGAAGGgtttaacaaaaagaaaggatGCCAAATTACCACTGGTTACATGTGTATATATGATGAACATCATTGCTTTGACATTCTATAAAACACCCTTGTGATGGACAAGAATAACAGTTTCTGCTCTAACGGGTGATGATACTGTCCATTCCTTGAATAATTGTTCCTTTGAATGGTACACAAACTTAGATATCAACAAGTTCTTCACTTCAGTCACATATTGATGCAGCAGTACATAATTTCATAATCTTATAAGGCATCAATTTCATTAACAAAGTAGAGATATGTCGTGTTTGATAAACCTTCTAGATCATAATGTAACAGATATTTTGCCAACTTGGGCCCCCAATCCATTACATGAACTGCTAACTGCCAGTGTTGGCAGCACACTAACTATGCAAAATATTAACCCACTGTACTAGATGTTTCCAAAGTGGTATTCCTTGTTCAACTTAAATTTTCATCTCAGCATCATTAACTTCCCAAGTAAACAAGGATTCTACCTGAAGTGTTGGTCAGCAAAGTACAAAGACCTCCTTTGCTCTTCAACTGGACCACACAAGCAATCAGCAGTCAGCATTGACCATCATTTTCTTGTGAGGTTCATCTCTTCCTTCTCCAAAAAGCATGTATAAGGCtacttaaaacaattttttccAACTTCTTGCTTTGATAC from Theobroma cacao cultivar B97-61/B2 chromosome 5, Criollo_cocoa_genome_V2, whole genome shotgun sequence carries:
- the LOC18599685 gene encoding RING-H2 finger protein ATL52, whose protein sequence is MSSSASTPNPWTPYDTYKDCSQGLCSIYCPQWCYLIFPPPPPFSINDDDDNSGTDFSPLIIAVIGILASVFILVSYYTIISKYCRRRRQDHTRLQLNESRDELNHDGWQAASEGLDEGLIKSITVCKYKKGDGLIEGTDCSVCLSEFQEDESLRVLPKCNHAFHVPCIDTWLKSHSSCPLCRANIASTNSLPNQLAAVAAAAAAATIQEAPRNVSTLSAFEYQQRNDAISVIQDLEMGVREEAVITLVVSDDVGDMGNAKESSSMIGIGQDGNGIQPLRRSVSMSSSLCQGQVFSVADILRISEEDEDLQMECHFQSSLGIGSSKQFDGEYCKSNCRNGVLNLVRSPLAMKRSISTGRFMFSRYEKDRNSILPN